One window of Candidatus Korarchaeum sp. genomic DNA carries:
- the aroA gene encoding 3-phosphoshikimate 1-carboxyvinyltransferase, whose protein sequence is MIEVRPSKAQGSVRAPPSKSYSHRALAVSLLCEGPSRVRNISRARDVIATLNAIRSFGAKISDEFTEIKIEPPQRPSVPDDVIYCGGSGTTIRFFVPISTLTEGGYTVLTGNDSLRRRPMGPIIDAINKLGGWAISSRMNGLPPLIVRGGGLKGGEVEIDGSISSQFFSGLMIASTRFESGLKIRPIGELVSRPYLEMTEEVLRRSGSCVELDEEIIVEPVPPKSLEFEVPGDYGLAAFHMLAASVTGGRVIVEGLDNTMPQADYTVIDVLKSFGVEVREVGSSVIVEGKPRYGARLNLKDSPDIFPIACVLASFVSEVSEIRGVAHARVKESDRVASMSSELEKVGVEVRELYDGLIIRGGNPKGGVKLDSHGDHRIFMALLALAAATREGCIIEGEESVADSYPGFLEDSIKLGIDLRPIGFNTTLTGLSGERDSLS, encoded by the coding sequence ATGATAGAAGTAAGGCCCTCTAAAGCTCAAGGTAGTGTCAGGGCCCCGCCATCTAAGAGCTATTCTCACCGAGCTCTAGCGGTCTCCCTACTCTGCGAGGGCCCATCTAGGGTGAGGAATATCTCGAGAGCTAGGGATGTAATAGCGACGCTAAACGCCATAAGGTCCTTCGGGGCGAAGATATCGGATGAGTTTACCGAAATAAAGATAGAGCCACCTCAGAGGCCCTCAGTCCCCGATGATGTGATCTATTGCGGGGGCTCCGGCACTACTATCAGGTTCTTCGTCCCTATCTCAACTCTAACAGAAGGGGGCTACACTGTGCTCACTGGGAACGATAGCTTGAGGAGGAGGCCTATGGGCCCTATCATAGATGCTATAAATAAACTGGGGGGATGGGCTATTAGCTCCAGGATGAACGGGCTCCCACCCCTAATAGTGAGGGGAGGAGGTCTCAAGGGAGGTGAGGTCGAGATAGATGGAAGCATAAGTTCGCAATTCTTCTCAGGGTTGATGATAGCATCCACACGCTTCGAGAGTGGTCTGAAGATAAGGCCGATCGGGGAGTTGGTCTCGAGGCCCTACCTGGAGATGACTGAGGAAGTCCTGAGGAGGAGCGGGTCCTGCGTTGAGTTGGATGAGGAGATAATAGTGGAGCCAGTGCCACCTAAGAGCCTGGAATTCGAAGTACCTGGAGATTATGGTCTAGCCGCTTTCCACATGTTGGCAGCTTCCGTCACTGGGGGGAGAGTGATCGTAGAGGGTTTAGATAACACTATGCCTCAAGCGGATTACACTGTGATAGATGTACTCAAGAGCTTCGGCGTAGAAGTCCGGGAGGTCGGAAGTAGCGTTATTGTGGAGGGGAAGCCTAGATATGGAGCTAGGTTGAACTTAAAGGATTCACCAGATATATTCCCGATAGCATGCGTTCTAGCTTCTTTCGTGAGCGAGGTCTCTGAGATAAGGGGGGTAGCTCACGCTAGAGTGAAGGAGAGCGATAGAGTAGCGAGTATGTCTTCAGAGCTCGAGAAAGTGGGTGTTGAGGTGAGGGAACTATACGATGGGCTCATCATAAGGGGAGGGAATCCTAAGGGAGGGGTGAAGCTAGACTCTCATGGAGATCACAGGATTTTCATGGCCCTCTTAGCTCTAGCTGCTGCAACTAGGGAAGGTTGCATAATAGAGGGTGAGGAATCTGTCGCCGATTCTTACCCAGGCTTCCTAGAGGACTCGATTAAGCTAGGCATAGATCTGAGGCCTATTGGCTTCAACACTACCCTCACAGGACTCTCAGGGGAGCGGGACTCCCTCTCCTGA
- a CDS encoding transcription factor S → MFCPKCGTLLRPKKVGKRLTYYCPSCGYESDNPPKGNSQVVTKVTSESGDLIIDEGSEKISAPIVEARCPKCGNDKAYFQIVQTRAADEPPTRIYKCTKCGYSWREYS, encoded by the coding sequence ATGTTCTGCCCTAAATGCGGAACCCTCTTGAGACCTAAAAAAGTCGGTAAGAGGTTGACATATTACTGCCCTAGCTGCGGATATGAGAGCGATAACCCTCCTAAGGGGAACTCTCAAGTCGTCACGAAAGTGACATCGGAGAGCGGAGATTTGATAATAGATGAGGGATCTGAGAAAATATCTGCACCTATTGTTGAGGCAAGATGCCCTAAATGTGGTAATGATAAAGCTTACTTCCAGATAGTACAGACGAGAGCAGCTGATGAGCCCCCCACTAGGATATATAAGTGTACGAAATGCGGTTACTCTTGGAGGGAGTACAGTTGA
- a CDS encoding NYN domain-containing protein, whose translation MKVLKGVKRKKMKQLAVIVDGPNMLRKELGTDLEEIRKLAEREGRIRLAIVVLDKKAPEKLVEAVTNAGFKPLISTGKVEVDFSIVCMEAINDEKIDMIVMAARSAAYMPLIHKAKESGKEVMIIGAEPGFSVALKKACDQYILLPSPPPEDLTEPKGEDEGRESDD comes from the coding sequence ATGAAGGTACTAAAGGGAGTCAAAAGGAAAAAGATGAAGCAATTAGCAGTAATAGTAGATGGACCGAATATGCTGAGGAAGGAATTGGGCACTGATTTAGAGGAAATTAGGAAATTAGCTGAGAGAGAGGGGAGGATAAGATTAGCTATCGTTGTATTGGATAAGAAAGCCCCCGAGAAATTAGTTGAAGCTGTGACGAATGCGGGCTTCAAACCTTTGATCTCCACGGGGAAAGTTGAGGTAGATTTCTCCATAGTTTGCATGGAGGCTATCAACGACGAGAAGATAGATATGATAGTGATGGCAGCTAGGAGCGCTGCTTACATGCCCTTGATACATAAAGCGAAGGAATCTGGGAAGGAGGTCATGATAATAGGGGCGGAACCGGGTTTCAGTGTCGCATTGAAGAAAGCTTGCGATCAGTACATACTACTTCCATCCCCTCCCCCTGAGGACCTCACTGAGCCTAAGGGTGAGGATGAAGGAAGAGAGAGCGACGATTAA
- a CDS encoding DUF373 family protein gives MEEERILIVCVDRDNDLGVKAGIRGPVIGREANLEAASKLALADPTEADANAIFGAVKVYDEARSIFPGSRIEIATITGDEGKELRADEEINRQMDEVARVFKPTSIVLVSDGADDELVIPILMKYAPIRSVRRVIVQQSREIEHTYILIKRYFEKLMRSPSSRSIVLGLPGAILILYGLFSLIEFQKYLYIGISILAGLFFLEKGFSLREVMKRWINYFGRHVGFFSLVIGLIGLFLTISLSYTRALSLASQGYPIELIVARLLQEASSFLALSLAIMFSGSSIERAAERRVDSLERLMVTGLVISFWISFYSIGQYLEGIIGLLSLMINLLGALIVALSSFILTLRLSEVLRGRGWK, from the coding sequence ATGGAAGAGGAAAGGATACTCATAGTCTGCGTAGATAGGGATAATGACCTAGGGGTCAAGGCCGGAATAAGGGGCCCAGTGATCGGGAGAGAGGCCAATCTTGAAGCTGCATCTAAACTAGCTCTCGCTGATCCCACGGAAGCCGATGCTAACGCTATCTTCGGGGCCGTGAAGGTGTATGATGAAGCTAGGTCCATATTCCCGGGATCCAGGATCGAGATAGCTACGATAACTGGGGATGAGGGGAAAGAGCTCAGAGCTGATGAGGAGATAAATAGGCAGATGGATGAAGTCGCGAGGGTATTTAAGCCCACTAGCATAGTTTTAGTCTCTGATGGGGCTGATGATGAATTAGTGATCCCTATATTGATGAAGTACGCCCCGATAAGGAGCGTGAGGAGGGTAATAGTCCAGCAGAGCAGGGAGATAGAGCACACTTACATACTGATAAAGAGGTACTTTGAGAAACTGATGAGATCCCCTTCCTCCAGATCCATAGTACTCGGGTTGCCCGGCGCTATTCTCATTTTATACGGCCTCTTCTCGTTAATAGAATTCCAGAAGTACTTATACATAGGGATATCTATATTAGCCGGCCTCTTCTTCCTTGAGAAAGGTTTCTCACTGAGGGAAGTTATGAAGAGATGGATAAATTACTTCGGTAGGCATGTAGGTTTCTTCTCGCTCGTAATCGGGCTGATAGGTCTCTTCCTCACGATATCGTTATCTTACACTAGGGCGCTATCTCTAGCCTCCCAAGGCTACCCGATCGAACTGATAGTAGCGAGATTGCTACAAGAGGCTAGTAGTTTCCTAGCTCTATCTCTAGCTATCATGTTCTCAGGGAGCTCCATTGAGAGAGCTGCGGAGAGGAGGGTGGACTCCCTGGAGAGGCTAATGGTGACAGGCCTCGTAATATCATTCTGGATATCCTTCTACTCAATAGGCCAGTACTTAGAGGGGATAATAGGGCTCCTGAGCTTAATGATAAATCTGCTGGGTGCTTTAATCGTCGCTCTCTCTTCCTTCATCCTCACCCTTAGGCTCAGTGAGGTCCTCAGGGGGAGGGGATGGAAGTAG